A segment of the Dermacentor andersoni chromosome 5, qqDerAnde1_hic_scaffold, whole genome shotgun sequence genome:
ACTAACTTTAATCGGCACTCACTTCTACTCATACTCACTGTGGTGATATGTGATATGACATGCAGTGCCTTATGGCACAAGGGCTAGTCATGGCCCGCTCTTGTCTTCATTTGCTGACGCTCTGTATCAGGCCTGTGGAATGAGTGTGGAGCGAGTACGAGTCACGGAAGAGGTGCTCGTGATTGAGTATGCCGACCTGTGTACTTGAGATTATGCACTTGCTGCGATGTGACACGACTAGGCACTCTGCTTTGGATGAATGAGCACCCAGTAACCACACCAGCAGATTGGAACCAAACATCCAAAGCAGCTGCAATTGTAGGGCTTCCTGCAATTATCTATGAGATAGAAGTGGTCCTGCGGTGCTGTTGTATGGGTGCAACAGTAGGTGCGGTACAGCTAGCCAGTACGAGTGCAACTGGGCGCGTGCCCCTTGACCCCGAAATTTCTGTGTACCAAGAATATACAGCATAAAACGGCGTGCGATAACACCCGCCTGCCCCGCACCTCTCCCCGGAAACCGGAAAAGAGCGTGCAATGAGTCGTTACGAAGTACGGCCCCAGAACTGCGAAAAAACGCACATGAGCAACAGAACGTACCTCGACCGTGGCGACATAGCGTTTGTGAGTGTCTTCCAACTCCTCTTCCAAGTGCCCATTCTTGGCTAAGAGAGCGTTTCCTGCAACAATTGAAAGCCTACGCTTCAAGCCAACATGTCAAATGAAAACATGAAAGGAGGTTTAACTTACCAATCTCGGCCGCCTGCTTCAGGTCTGCCTCCAGTTGACGAACCTTGGCACGAAGGTCGTCATCCATATCTTTAATCCCGACAGCAGTTTAACCAGAAAATGCACGTTCCACCGGGAGACGGTATGGCCTGCGTCTAAACGGTCCTCAGCGACGACCGTCACTGCTTACTGTCTACGATATCCGCCCACAGAGACTGCAGACCAACGTACAGTGAACTACCATAGCTAACAAAGAACAGAGGAGCAACAATCAGCACCCTGCTTGAACTACAGCCCAGCTTTGGGGGCTACAGACCATGGTTTACGGTCTCTTCAACATCGAATAAAGAACCAATTCTTTGCAGCAGAACAACAGAAAGCGCGACCAGTTTGAATTTCGACTTTTCACTTGTGCTATCCCTAGCCGAATGCAAGCCAGTTTTGGTCGCAAGGTACAGTCGATCGTGAAAATAGTGAAGATTTGATTTCTTGGTAGTTTGACAAATGTAAAGTTTGTAGTTTACAAAAACGTGCATTATAATTAGCGCTGAAATTACTGAGTGAGAGCAACTACCCGATCCAAAGAAATACAAATACCGGAAGCACCGGAAGCAACGCGTTGTTTTTCACCTCCATTTGAAGTCTGGTGTAGCCAAAAGGAAATCCAAAGGTAAACAACATGGAGGGAGCGTCTGCTGTTGCGATTGACGAAATGTTTGCAATATCATGGAAAAGCTTTTCCTGTGATAAGTTTTCTGGTCTCATCAAGTACGCTACAACGCCGACTACTCTCAGGATTATGGCGACAGACTTCAGGTGCCTCTATGGAGAAATTCTCGATGAAGACGACCTCCAAGACCGATGCAGGGCAAGTAAGCACATTTCAATGTTGCGTTTGACGTTCGCTGTGTCAGTGAAAGGGAATAATctggctctttctttttcttctaggacCTGAACCCCGCAATCGAGGTTACGACGAAAAGCCTCGTGAGGCACCTTTCTGAGGGATTGACAGCTGCAATTGAACGCAGCTCTAAACATTCGCCCGAGCTGCAAGCGACCATCGATTCAAGTTCTTTAATCGTCACCTTGAATATGGCGATAGGGGAAGTCAAGTTCCTCTGGAATTTCACGATGGATGCCCAGAGTAGTGATGACGTAAGTTGCAGTTTTGGCTTTCTTTTCATGTCACGTCGATTAACGCGCATTTTCGCTTTCAGTTCTACTCGCAGGTCACGCTTCCGATGCTTGTGATGCTGGCGGCCTTGAAGGAACAGCGGGAGCAGTTGTTTGCTTTGCTTAGCAAGAAAGACGCCGAGATATTGGGCTATACTACATCAGGCGCAAGAGAATCCAAAAGTAAGTGCATGTACGTTCCACAGGTTGAGTTCCGCGCCATAGTGAAGGTACATTTTTCAACTTTCAGAGAGTGTTCGCACGTCAGCGTTTGACGAGGACGAATTCAAGGAGGAGACGACTCGCGCAGGGGTACATAAATTACTTGGATGCTCAACCACTTCATATATTGCTTGCTACGCACGTGAAGTCGATCGATCGCTGTTGGTGTATACAGGTCCTGAAGGAACGTTTCGGAAACCTGCCAGCAAGTGCGTTTGCTGGCGATGAAGCTGAAAAAATCATGAAGGTTTACCAAGAGCTGTCTGCCTCAAGTCAACAGGAACCAATAAGTATGTTTATTCTTCGCGTGTCTTAATTGCAATTCACGACTGTTACAGAAAGTAATTGATATCCCGGTACCCTTGTAAAGTATGATTTTTGCATCTTACTAGCACTGCATTCACCGTATAAAAACACTACTGCATGTAAAGCAACCTTTGCGTTAAATTTCAACATTCGACCCAACAGGCCCGGGTATCTCTCGTTAATGTTACAGGGGCAGTCAGGCTTGAAAGTCCAACAGTGACCACATGCTTGACCTTGGTGCTTTAGAAGCACAAGTCAGTGCTTGGTGAAAAGTGATATGGCCAATTAAATCGAGACCATCATACTCTGCTTCAGCATATACATTAATGTGACAAACAGAATCAAAGATTCAGTCTGCAGACTGAACACATGATATGGCCCAGTAGCACAGCTATGCCACATGCTTTTAGTGTGTGGAGAATATTACACTGCACAATTCGGTGTTGCTAAAAGTTGTTGTGCTCAGTCTGCAGATAAAATCAGCTATTCTA
Coding sequences within it:
- the LOC126530989 gene encoding non-homologous end-joining factor 1-like isoform X1, which encodes MEGASAVAIDEMFAISWKSFSCDKFSGLIKYATTPTTLRIMATDFRCLYGEILDEDDLQDRCRDLNPAIEVTTKSLVRHLSEGLTAAIERSSKHSPELQATIDSSSLIVTLNMAIGEVKFLWNFTMDAQSSDDFYSQVTLPMLVMLAALKEQREQLFALLSKKDAEILGYTTSGARESKKSVRTSAFDEDEFKEETTRAGVLKERFGNLPASAFAGDEAEKIMKVYQELSASSQQEPISSTSDKQSPADANDQTSTLKAGIQHSQPMHRKELSPEIITEEPKVKKVKKRLRL
- the LOC126530989 gene encoding non-homologous end-joining factor 1-like isoform X2 — encoded protein: MEKFSMKTTSKTDAGQDLNPAIEVTTKSLVRHLSEGLTAAIERSSKHSPELQATIDSSSLIVTLNMAIGEVKFLWNFTMDAQSSDDFYSQVTLPMLVMLAALKEQREQLFALLSKKDAEILGYTTSGARESKKSVRTSAFDEDEFKEETTRAGVLKERFGNLPASAFAGDEAEKIMKVYQELSASSQQEPISSTSDKQSPADANDQTSTLKAGIQHSQPMHRKELSPEIITEEPKVKKVKKRLRL